From Bacteroidota bacterium, one genomic window encodes:
- the upp gene encoding uracil phosphoribosyltransferase, whose translation MVRNLSLSNSIINQFVAELRDVNIQSDRMRFRKNLERIGEIFAYEISKTLNFELKDVTTPLGIANVPVLSEQPIVGTILRAGLPLHYGLLNYFDSADNAFISAYRKHHKDGTFDIKLEYVGSPSLDGRVLILCDPMLATGSSMVMTFKALMDKGIPKHTHIVCALASLEGIEYVKRNMPENVTIWAAAIDEELTAQSYIVPGLGDAGDLAFGSKL comes from the coding sequence ATGGTCCGTAATTTAAGTCTTAGCAATTCTATCATCAATCAGTTTGTCGCTGAATTGAGAGATGTCAACATTCAAAGCGATAGAATGCGCTTTCGGAAAAATCTTGAACGGATCGGAGAAATATTTGCTTACGAGATCTCAAAGACTCTCAACTTTGAATTGAAAGATGTAACAACTCCATTAGGCATTGCAAATGTTCCTGTGTTATCAGAGCAACCGATCGTCGGAACTATATTGCGTGCAGGACTTCCACTACACTATGGCTTATTGAATTATTTTGATTCAGCAGACAATGCTTTTATCAGTGCATACAGAAAGCATCATAAAGATGGCACTTTTGACATCAAACTTGAATATGTAGGTAGTCCATCATTAGATGGCAGAGTGCTGATTCTTTGCGACCCAATGCTAGCAACAGGTTCATCAATGGTGATGACATTTAAGGCATTGATGGATAAAGGAATTCCAAAACACACACATATAGTTTGTGCCCTTGCGAGTCTGGAGGGTATTGAATATGTAAAAAGAAATATGCCTGAAAATGTTACTATATGGGCAGCTGCCATTGACGAAGAGTTAACAGCTCAATCGTACATAGTTCCGGGACTTGGCGATGCCGGTGATCTTGCTTTTGGAAGTAAGTTGTAA